The following is a genomic window from Peromyscus maniculatus bairdii isolate BWxNUB_F1_BW_parent chromosome 22, HU_Pman_BW_mat_3.1, whole genome shotgun sequence.
agaaaaacaaaaagagtctTTGGACCACAGCAGTCATGGGAAAGGGGAATCACCTGAGCCCCGGGAGGAAGACACGGCCCATACACTCTCACCATTCTCCCGATCTGAGTCCACAAAGCCTGGAACAGAGAGGGCGGGCAGCCTGGAGGCAGTGTGGAGGCCCGGAGATAGCCCCCACAGCGTGTCCCCGTCCAGGCCTTGGCTGCCCCACATTACACACACCTAGAACCTTCTCATAGTCCTCCTCCATCAGGAAGGGGACCAGCGCCCTCTTGGTTTGCATGACGAAATAGTTGACCACAGCTTCCAGCGAGGGGCAGGAAAACTGGGGTGAGAGACGGTGGTCAGGCAGGGAAGTGGGGGAAGAAGCCCAGAGCCCAGGAACCCCCAAAACTCACCGGGTCTTCCACATCGATCACATACTTAGTACCCTCCCGCTTCACCTTGTAGTGCTTGACCACTGGCGCCCTGCAGAGGAGTAGTCAACTGAGTAGCTGGGATGCCACACTCCCCAACCCAGGAGAGCCAGCGCCTAGGAGACCCACGCCAGGGCCCCGCCTCTAGTCGTTGTCCCGCCGCTAAGCCTGTCCAGTTACGACCACACTCCAAGAGACCCCGTCCCTAGGCATGAATGACCGCGCCCCCGGAGATCCACCCCAAGTCATAGCCTCACCCTTCTCCAGAGGGTGTCCCAGCCCCGGCCTGACTACTTTCCCAGCTTCCTCTGGCTACCAAGGCCCCAGCTATAGCCCACacacccaggttccattcccactGATGGCCACGCCCCCATCTGACTCTGCCCACCCCGGGCTCAGAGCCCCACGTGCGCACCCGTTGAGTATCTGTCGAGTAGTGACAGATACACTATCTTTGCCGTCCCCTCCAGGCCGCAACAGCAGATTCCCGCACTCGGGGTAGCGCTCCAGGAGCAGCTGCGCCTCCAGCCGGCTCACCTGCAGGAAGCACCTGAGCACACGCGAGAGATGCTGAGAGTCCTGCAGGCCCACCTGGACCTGGCCGCAGGCGCCCCACACATGCTGCTCCCACCCAGGCCCCACCCCAAGACACAGACCCCGCCCTCCCAGAGACCCAGCCTCCTCGCCTGGATCCCGGCCCTGCCCCAGAAAGACCCCACCCCTTGACACAGACTCCCACCCCACCGCACACTCAGAGACCTCCTACCACCCTAgacccaggccccgcccccagaaAAGGGCCCGCCCCTCGACCCAGACCCAGCCCGTTCATAGACCCAACCTCCTCTCCTAGACCTAGGTCTAGCCTCTTCTAAACTGAGGCCGGGTCCTGGACTCAAGCCCCGCACTCTATAAATACAGGATTGCCCCACTAGACAAAAGACCCCGCCCAAAGGCACAGGCTCCGCCTCCTCTCCTAGACCCAGGACCCTCCCCTTCTAAACTGAAGCGCTGCAGTAGACACAAGCCCCGCCCCTCTCTTGAATATGGCCCCTCGTAGACCAAAGCTCCGCCCCCAGGACACAGGCCCCACCCAGACCccgcctcctcccctggagcctgtTTCTTGTGCACCCCATGGGCGCTCAGGACTCACCAGGGCACCTCGGCGGCCCGCCGCGCCTCCTCTTTGGCCAGAACCTCGGCCATCATGTATAGGTGCCCCGGCAGCAGGGTCAGGTTAGATGGCACACGGAGCTGAAGGATGATCCAGGCCAAGAACGCATGTGTGGAGACCAAAAAGGTAAAGTGAGGCCAGCACGTGGAGCTAGGGAGGAGTCCATCTGGGCCCAGCGCTACCGGACACCCCACAGCATACAAATACGGACACCCAGAGACAGACCCCAAAGCGGACTCAGAAAGTGCTAGAACCTCGCTCCAAGTGCTGGGCAACTCTCAGGTTCAACCAGgagccaaaaagaaaaatgtggattTCAACTctgtgtggtgatgcacacctgttgccccagcattcaggagggaggcagaggcgggaagatAGAAgtacaaggtcatcctcggctacatagaaagtttcaggccaacctgggctacacgagatcctgtttcaaaaatagaACAAGGGGCTGGAGCGCTGGCCCAGCGGTTCAGAGGACTGGAGCTACATTCCCAACACCCACCACTGGGCAGCTTGCAAAcccctgtaactcctgctccaggagatcagacaccctcttttggccttagAGGGCactgcgcgcgcgtgcgcgcgcgcgcacacacacacacacacacacacacacacacacacacacacactcacactatctaaaaataaaacaatagaaaaatgaaactagctgggcagtggtggttcacacctttaattccagcatttgggaggcagaggcaggtggatctctgagtttgaggccagcctggtctacagagcgagatccaggacagccagggctacacagagaaacactgtctggagaaaacaaacaacaacaacatcaaaacacCCAAATAGAAAAGTAGAGTCACTTTACCTCCACCACAGTCAAGATAAATCCTTTCCACATCTCGCAATACTCCAGGCTTTCGACCTAGGGAGGGGGAAAAAGAGTTTATGTTAAGGAGGATGGATGTGCTCATCAGAAAAGTGGGGTAAGGGCCTATTCTGCCCCAGGGCATTTGCACAAGTTGTGACCTATGCTGAgcagccccccctttttttaaaaagatttatttatttatttatttatttatttatttatttatttatttatttatttattatgtatacagcatatatgactgcaggccagaagagggcaccagatcccattacagatggttgtgagccaccatgtggttgctgggaattgaacttaggacctctggaagagcagccagtgctcataacctctgagccatctctccaccccagaaGATTTACtagttttttgtatgtttgtttgtttttgttttctggggctgaggatcgaacccagggccttgcatttgctaggcaagtgctccaccactgagctaaatccccaacccttttaAAGGCATCTCGAACCACGAGGGGTCCAGGGACTTGTAGAGTCTGAGGAGTTCAGAGTAAGATTTCATGTGactctatatttttattatgaatattgGACTCGATGGAgaagtctctcctctctcctgacGTACCTTGAATTTGACCTCCTGGTCCCGGAGAACCAGGCTGAAGTGATGGCTGGTGTCCTTTGAGCTTTCCCGCCAAGCCTCATTTTCGAGCTTTGAAAACAGCCTCAGGTCCAGCTTCTCCAGGGCCTGGCCCAGAGGAACAGGGGTGTGTGAGCACCAGGCCTACAGCTCTCTCAGGTCCCCCGGATGATGGGGCCACCCCCTCGGTGACATAACCCCGGACCTCCACCCACCTAGGTGTCCATCCATGAGACCCTGAGCCCACATCCCCACCCTCACCTGAAAGTCCCGATTGCTGTTGTAGAAGCAGATGGCTAGACCCTGGAGGCCTGCCCAGAACTTCCTGTAATCCTAGGggccagagaagaaaggagaaaggagccaGGTGGCAAAGATGTGTGTGCCCCACACACCCACTCGTGTTGCAGGTCCTCTGAACTGGCTGATCCCTGAGCCTGTATGTCCTTCCCCCACTACGAAGCTACCTGTTTTCAGTAAAGGTTGTGTTTCATTCAGTTAGTTAGCTAGCTACTTTGTTGA
Proteins encoded in this region:
- the Stap2 gene encoding signal-transducing adaptor protein 2 isoform X1 encodes the protein MASALSPPRGPKPKGVPPSHYYESFLEKKGPCDQDYRKFWAGLQGLAICFYNSNRDFQALEKLDLRLFSKLENEAWRESSKDTSHHFSLVLRDQEVKFKVESLEYCEMWKGFILTVVELRVPSNLTLLPGHLYMMAEVLAKEEARRAAEVPWCFLQVSRLEAQLLLERYPECGNLLLRPGGDGKDSVSVTTRQILNGAPVVKHYKVKREGTKYVIDVEDPFSCPSLEAVVNYFVMQTKRALVPFLMEEDYEKVLGFVDSDRENGESVWAVSSSRGSGPVPHANVPKPLLPVPVSSQEDRLPPLPPVPQLLDQDENYVTPIEDSLAAEYMNHDVSPSSQPVPSKPKKPAKLPAKPPKPPVMPKPGRAPTSPLALSVAGGFRPHLRPSADLKAITSVWARKPGGCSPQAPSLVVTRLRDITAELEEKLQKRRALEH
- the Stap2 gene encoding signal-transducing adaptor protein 2 isoform X3 — protein: MASALSPPRGPKPKGVPPSHYYESFLEKKGPCDQDYRKFWAGLQGLAICFYNSNRDFQALEKLDLRLFSKLENEAWRESSKDTSHHFSLVLRDQEVKFKVESLEYCEMWKGFILTVVELRVPSNLTLLPGHLYMMAEVLAKEEARRAAEVPWCFLQVSRLEAQLLLERYPECGNLLLRPGGDGKDSVSVTTRQILNGAPVVKHYKVKREGTKYVIDVEDPFSCPSLEAVVNYFVMQTKRALVPFLMEEDYEKVLGFVDSDRENGESVWAVSSSRGSGPVPHANVPKPLLPVPVSSQEDRLPPLPPVPQLLDQDENYVTPIEDSLAAEYMNHDVSPSSQPVPSKPKKPAKLPAKPPKPPVMPKPDLKAITSVWARKPGGCSPQAPSLVVTRLRDITAELEEKLQKRRALEH
- the Stap2 gene encoding signal-transducing adaptor protein 2 isoform X2; its protein translation is MASALSPPRGPKPKGVPPSHYYESFLEKKGPCDQDYRKFWAGLQGLAICFYNSNRDFQALEKLDLRLFSKLENEAWRESSKDTSHHFSLVLRDQEVKFKVESLEYCEMWKGFILTVVELRVPSNLTLLPGHLYMMAEVLAKEEARRAAEVPWCFLQVSRLEAQLLLERYPECGNLLLRPGGDGKDSVSVTTRQILNGAPVVKHYKVKREGTKYVIDVEDPFSCPSLEAVVNYFVMQTKRALVPFLMEEDYEKVLGPVPHANVPKPLLPVPVSSQEDRLPPLPPVPQLLDQDENYVTPIEDSLAAEYMNHDVSPSSQPVPSKPKKPAKLPAKPPKPPVMPKPGRAPTSPLALSVAGGFRPHLRPSADLKAITSVWARKPGGCSPQAPSLVVTRLRDITAELEEKLQKRRALEH